Genomic segment of Candidatus Thorarchaeota archaeon:
GCTCGCGTCATGTATCTCAACCCTGCCCTTGTCACCGTCAATGAGCACGTAGACATCCCTGTCAGCCTTTCCCTGAATCTCGAGCGCATCAAAGCCTGAGAACTTGAGGTGCGGGCCAAAGTACCCTCCGACATTGCTGTCAATTGGAATACCTGTGAGCGGTGAGATTGTCGTGACGATGGACTTGCCAGCTCCGGGGTACTGTGTTACCCCACCTAGTGGACCGGACGCAATGCAGATCTCGTTGAGTGGGTCGTCCCACTTCACTATCCTGTCTTTAGGGAGTGCCTGCCACATGAGCCAGAGGTCGAATCCCTTTCCTCCGGTGAATGTGTCCTTCATTCGTTGATCAACAGGCTTTACTGCCACGGTGTTGTCCGTCAGGTTGACATACAGTGTCTGGTTCGCATACCCGCGATTTATCTTTGGAACCTCGTATGTGAACTCCTTCAGCATTCTCATCCGCCACCTCATGGCTTGCTGACATCCGACCTGTGCACTGTCGGTTCTGGCGTCCTGTTGACCGCTCCGTACATTTAGGTCTTGTCGTCGTCGAGCTGTACACCTATACATAATGAGCTGCGACCAGTACAGGGACCAATGACATATATCGGGAGTCTACGACAAGACACTGCGAAGACGTGACATGGTGATAACCTCCAGAGACCGATATGAGGGATGCCTGCTGGGGCTTGCGGTCGGAGATGCGCTTGGGGGTCCGACCGAGTTTCTCAGCTATGAACAGATACGTATACGTTGGCCGCCTGACGGTGTCACGTCCTTCATGTCGTTCAGGGACCTTCCACCCGGCTCATTCACTGACGACACTGAGATGTCAATCGCAGTGGCACGAGGCCTGACTCGCTCGCAAGACCTGAGTTCGGAGTCTATCCTGAGCAGCATAGCATACGAGTTCGTGGAGTGGGCCAAGAAGACTCGGCCAGCTCGTTCTCCGGGACTCACATGTATGCAAGGAGTGCACCAGCTGGCCACTGGAGTCCACTGGTCTCAGTCGGGTGACAACGACTCGAAGGGGTGTGGGAGCGCGATGCGGTCCGCTCCAATCGGGCTCGCGTATCCTCATGCGCTGGATGCTCTGCGATTCTACGCATCGAAGGTGTCCTTGATGACACATGGCAGTCCGGTGGCAACAGCAGGCTCTGTAGCAACGGCCTACCTTGTGGCCAGGTCGCTCGATGGCATCCCGGTCATGAACCTCCTGCCTGACCTTGTGTCGTTCACAATGCCGATTAGCCTGGAGTTTGCGGGACATGTGCAGAAGGTGATTCACCTTACCATGACCAGTTCGGTGAGACAGGCACACCGTGAACTGGGCGATGGATGGACGGCGGAGGAGGCTGTCGCGGGAGCTGCATATGCGAACACACTTCATCCTCAGTCGTTCAGGGATATCGTGCTGGAGGCTGCAAACTCAGGCGGTGATTGTGACTCGAAGGCTTGCATTGCAGGAGCCATAGCTGGTGCGCGCCTCGGAGTTCAGGCCATCCCCGCGGAGTGGAGAGAGGAAGTCGAGGGCAGAGATGATCTTATCGTCCTTGCTGGAGAACTCCTACTACTCCAGAGTCGACTGGCTCAGCTCTAGTGTACAGTCAGGAGTCTGCTCGTCACGGCAACTGTGTATCCCGATCTGTGTGTCCACTCCATCCGTCGAGAGTTCTTGACCCAGCCCCGCCGCAGTGAAGACCTCGATGCTGTTTCCAGATAACCTTCTGTTCAGTGTCTTCGGAACGGGGACAACTGATAAGAGATGGAGTGCATAGTCCCTTCTGAAGGACGAAATGCTTAAGCTGTGTTACACCAATGGACTACATAGGCAAGTACGAAGAGCAGGTCTATCCGAAGGAACGTGTGATTGCATCTGACATATTCGACCTTGGCATGAA
This window contains:
- a CDS encoding ADP-ribosylglycohydrolase family protein, with the protein product MVITSRDRYEGCLLGLAVGDALGGPTEFLSYEQIRIRWPPDGVTSFMSFRDLPPGSFTDDTEMSIAVARGLTRSQDLSSESILSSIAYEFVEWAKKTRPARSPGLTCMQGVHQLATGVHWSQSGDNDSKGCGSAMRSAPIGLAYPHALDALRFYASKVSLMTHGSPVATAGSVATAYLVARSLDGIPVMNLLPDLVSFTMPISLEFAGHVQKVIHLTMTSSVRQAHRELGDGWTAEEAVAGAAYANTLHPQSFRDIVLEAANSGGDCDSKACIAGAIAGARLGVQAIPAEWREEVEGRDDLIVLAGELLLLQSRLAQL